CGAGGCAGATGGAGCCGGCCCCCTTCCAGGAGCTGGTCGATCGGATCGCTCGGCCGAATCTGCGCTACGATCCGGCGGAGACGGCCGAGATCCGGGAGGCCGCGCGCGATGCCGTCGATCCCGTGGAGAGCCGCGTCCTGCGCGGGGAGCGGATCGTCGAGGCGCGGGAGCGGATCACGCCGGAGATCAAGCGCAGGCTCAAGGCCTACGACCAGTGGCGGGACAGGCGCGAGCTGGGGACGCTCTGGGCGCGCGCCGCGGGCTGGCTCGGGAGGTTGATCCTCCTGCTGGTTGCGGTGGGGGCCTTCGCGGTCTATCTCAAGTTTCTGCGGGTCGATCTCTACGAGAGCCTGACCGATCTCGCTCTCCTCTCTCTGACCGCGTCGATCGTCCTCGGGTTGTCTTCCCTCTTCCTGCACGTGCTCGGACTGCCGGCCCTGATGGCGCCGGTCGCGGCGGCCGCCATCCTCGTCAGCATGCTCTTCGACGAGCGGCTCGCCCTGGTCGTCGCGCTCGGGCTCACGGGGCTGGTCGGGCTGATCGCCGAGACCGGCGCTCCCGTCATGGCGGTGCTCGGGGTGGGAGGAGTGCTTGCGGTCTTCTGCGTGCGCGGCCTTCGCCACCAGCGCCAGTTCTATCGTCTGATCCTCTTCGTTCCGGCGGCGCACCTGGTCACGCTCCTTGGCCTGGCCCTCGCGCAGGGGCAGCCGCTGCATGAGCTGCTGCGCGATGCGATCGCCGCGGCGACGAATCCCATCCTCGCAGCCGGCCTGGCGGTCTTCGTGATCCCTCTGGCGGAGCATCTCTTCCGGAAGTGCTCCGACATCACGCTCCTGGAGCTCTCTGACCTGAACAGGCCGCTGCTGAGGAGACTGATGGTCGAGGCGCCGGGCACCTACCACCACTCCCTCATGGTGGGAACCTTGGCCGAGACCGCCGCCCGCGTCTGCGGGGGGAATCCGCTCCTCTCCCGCGTCATCGGCTACTACCACGACATCGGAAAGGTGACCAAGCCGGACTACTTCATGGAGAACATCGCGGCGGGGAGGAAGAACCCGCACGACCGCCTCAGCCCGTCGATGAGCCGCCTCATCCTCGAGTCGCACGTGCGCGAGGGGGCGAGCCTCGCCCTGCGGGAGCGTCTTCCCCAGGTCGTGGTGGAGGGTATCCGCCGGCATCACGGCACCTCGCTCATGGTCTTCTTCTGGCACAAGGCGAGACGGCAGGACGCGCAGGCCCGGGAGGAGGAGTACCGCTACCCCGGCCCCCGCCCGAACTCGAGGGAGGCCGCCCTCGTTCTCCTCGCCGATCAGATCGACGCCGCCTCACGCGCCCTGGAGGACCCCACTCCGAGCCGGATCAAGGGAGTGGTCCTCAAGGTGCTCGAGACGCGCCTGGCGGAGGGGGATCTTGACGACAGCGAGCTGACGCTGAGCGATCTGGCCAGGATCCGGGACGCCTTCGTCCCGATCCTCTCGGCGTTCTTCCACACGAGGACGGCCTACCAAGCTCTGGAGGAGGATGAGAAGAACCAGACGGCTGTCAGGGATCGCGAATCGTCAACGAAGGGCACGGCCCCGTAGGACGGCCATCGAGGCCCTTCTCGACCACGTGCTCGCCGCGGAAGGGAACCGGCGAGGCGTCGAGATCGCGATGCTCGGCCTTCGGACCATGCGCGACCTTCACCGCGTCTGGCTCGGCGACGACGCGCCGACCGACGTTCTCTCATTCCCCTGCGGATCCCCGCCTCCCGGTGTGCCGATCGATGCGGCTCCGCTCGGGGAGGTCGTCATTTGCGTCCCCTTCTGCGAACAGTCGGCCGGGGAGCGCGGCATTCCCCTTCATGAGGAGATCGCAAGGGTCATGATCCACGGAACGCTCCACCTTCTCGGCTACGATCATGTCACCGCCGAACAGGCGAGGCGGATGCGACCGCGGGAAGCCCGCTATCACAGATGGTACCGGCTGAGCGGGCTGGAGGTGACGCGGTGAGCTTGGGCGCCTTGACGGTCGCTCTGTGCCTGATCTCAGCCCTCATGGCGGCTCTGCTCCTCGTGAGAGGCTTGAGCCCCTTCGCCAAGCGGCTGCGGGTCGCCCTGCACTTCCTCTCCATGGTCGGCTTCTGCTGCGCCGGGTGGTTGCTGGCGCGGGCGGGACACGAGTGGGGGGGGCTCGGCGTCGTCGCTTTCGCTTTCGTCTGGACAGGCCTCTTCTGGGTCCTGTCGATCAGATGGCGCCTGGTTCGCCGCCCGCCACGCGCGAGACTCGCAACGGCGGTCCGGACGGATCCCGCCCCCAAGGAAGGGGGCGACGCGGGGAGGGAGACGCTCGAGCCCGAGAACGAGGCAGTGCTCGCGAGATTGCTGGGAATGGCGCGAGTCAAGGTCTCGGATATCGCGACCCCCCGCGAGGAGATCGTATTCGCCGACTGCGCCACCGGGGCGGCGGGAGCCCTCGATCGGATGCGGGAAAGCGGCCACCTCAGGATCCCGATGGTGGACGGCTCGCTCGACAGAGTCGTCGGAATCGTCCACGCCAAGGACATCGTCTCCCACGCGGTCGGCCGGAAGCCGAGTCCGCCGTTGAAGAGCCTGATGCGCCGCCCCCTCTTCGTCACGTCGGATCGCCCCGTGAGCGGACTCCTCGAGACCTTTCGGTCGCAGAGAAGCCACCTGGCCATCGTGGTTGACGTCTACGGTCGCACCCTGGGCGTGGTGACGCGGGGCGATCTGTTCCGGCATCTGACAGGGGGGGCGAGGCCCGCGTGAACTTTCTCTTGAAGGCGCTGCCCCTTGCCGCGCTCGGCTTGGTCTTCGTCGCCTCCGCGGCGAGCCGCGGGCCGATACGGATCCACAGGAGGCCGAAGGCGGTCCACAGCGACGAGATGGCGAGGATCGTGCACAGGGGCCTCGTCCTCCATGTCTGCCTCCTTGCCGCATGTTGCGCAGCCGTGCTCGCCGCCCCCTGGCTCCCGCCAAGGCTCTTCGTCCTGTTCCTGCTGGGGCTTCTCGCCGCGAGGCTGGTCGGCTACTGGATCGGCAGCCGCTGGAGCCGGGCGCTCCATCCTTTCGGCCTCCTTCTCGCGCCGGTGGACGGCGCGGCGCTCCTGATCGATTGGGCCCTGACGCTGCTGTTTTCAGGGAGGGATGCCGGCGCGCCCGCGGCGGCGGAGCGGATCGACCCTCTCCATCAGGTGCTCCTCCTGGAAAAAAGAACCGTCGAGCAAGTCATGATCCCGCGCAGCGAGATCGTCTGGCTTCCCGCCCACGCGGTCCTTGACGAGTTCGTTCCCGCCGTGCGCCGCCGGCCCCACTCCCGCTACCCGGTTCTCGAGGGCGACTTCGAGCAGCCGATCGGAATTCTCCTGCTGCGCGATCTGCTGCGTCCCCATGCTTCCCAGAAAAAGGCGGGCGATCTCGCGAGGCCGGTCGTCGTGGTTCCCGAGACGATCGGGTGCGATGATCTGCTCCAAAGGATGCGGGCCGACCGCATCGACATCGCCATGGTCGTGGACGAGTTCGGGGCGATGGCCGGACTGGTGACCCTCGAGGACGTGCTCGAGCTTCTCGTCGGCGAACTGGAAGGCGAGCATGAGGTGGTTCCTGTTCGCTATCGCAGGATGGAAGACGGCGCCTATGTTGTCGCCGGCTCGCTCCGAATCGACGAGTTCGAGGATCTCTTCGGCGTTCCTCTCCCCGAGGGGGACTACGAGACGCTCGCGGGGCTCTTCTTGAGCCGTTCCGCGAGGATCCCGGGCGTGGGCGAGAAGCTCGATCTGGGGGCCGTGCGGCTGGAGGTCGCGAGCGCGACGGAGCGGAGGATACGATCCCTCCGGCTGACGATCAGGCCGGGCGGCGAGGAATCGGAAGCGGCTTCCCGGTCGTAGAGGCCGCGGCTACTGGCGGAAGCCCAGAGCCTCCATCCGGCGCACATCCCCGACGATCCTCCCCAGCTCTCCCGGGTCGACGCACTGCTGGCCGTCGCTCCACGCGTTCTCCGGATGCATGTGCGTCTCGATCAGCAGGCCGTCGGCGCCCGCGGCGACCGCGGCGAGCGAGACCGCGTGGACCAGCGCCCGATCCCCCGTCGCGTGGGATGGATCGAAGACCACGGGCAGATTCGTCTCCCTCTTGAGGACGGGAATCGTCCCGAGGTCAGGCGTGTAGCGGAGGAATCGGTCCGTTTCGTAGGCTCGCACGCCCCTGAGACAGAGGACCAGATCGGGGTTGCCGTTGAGCGCGAGATACTCGGCCGCCAGAAGGAACTCCTCCGTCGTGGCGGCCTCGCCCCGCTTCAAGAGCACCGGGATCCCGCGTTCTCCCGTCCGCCGGGCCACCTCTTCCAGGAATCCGTACGACTTCATGTTCCGGGAGCCGACCTGGAGCATGTCGGCGTTCAGGAGCACTTCCTCGAGAACCGTGCGCTCCTCCTGGATCCCCCCGGGACCGGCGTGGCGGTGGATCCCGGTCGCTTCCGTGACGATCGGCATGCCGGTGCGGCGGCGGGCCTCGACGAGACAGCGCACCCCTTCCCGGCCGAGTCCCTGGAAGGAGTACGGAGAAGTCCTCGGCTTGTAGGCGCCGCCTCGAAGGACTTCGGCGCCGGCGGATCTGCAGGCCTCCGCGAGGGGGAGCAGCATCTCCATTCCCTCGACGGAGCAGGGACCGGCCATGATCACCACCCTGCCGCCGCCGATCTCCACCCCTCCCACGCGGACGACCCGCCGATCGCCCTCGTGCGCGCGGGCGACAAGTCTGTAGGAGGGCGTGACGCGCGCGGTCCGCTCGACCCAGGGGAGTTCGCGGAAGGTGCCCTCGTCGATGGACGTCGCGTCCCCGATCGCGCGGACGATCGACCCTTGAGACGTCGAGTGGACTTCGGGACGGCATCCCGCCGCCGTGACCCGCTTCACGACCTCGGCCAGTTGCTCGTCCGTGTGACCCTGACGCAGCCAGATGATCATGGCGGTCGCGAGATCCCTCCCCATCCTCCCG
The sequence above is a segment of the Candidatus Eisenbacteria bacterium genome. Coding sequences within it:
- a CDS encoding HDIG domain-containing protein, coding for MTTRPAGGGERPSVFRKLKDLLARKIWLARGLILLPVLAAGIALFPPSFGEGSLRIDVGERAPRTVIADFEFPIMKEPEALETERDLAATRSPIALVRDDSVSARVFHDLGAFRSMIHRLRGGARQKAAAVSDIDLSQELLVWLMLTKDPAPLLDQAESLLQETLAEGLVAEDVEVLLLGGGEVRVEDSTGRRLLPAAIVRTPARLREAARNRALARQMEPAPFQELVDRIARPNLRYDPAETAEIREAARDAVDPVESRVLRGERIVEARERITPEIKRRLKAYDQWRDRRELGTLWARAAGWLGRLILLLVAVGAFAVYLKFLRVDLYESLTDLALLSLTASIVLGLSSLFLHVLGLPALMAPVAAAAILVSMLFDERLALVVALGLTGLVGLIAETGAPVMAVLGVGGVLAVFCVRGLRHQRQFYRLILFVPAAHLVTLLGLALAQGQPLHELLRDAIAAATNPILAAGLAVFVIPLAEHLFRKCSDITLLELSDLNRPLLRRLMVEAPGTYHHSLMVGTLAETAARVCGGNPLLSRVIGYYHDIGKVTKPDYFMENIAAGRKNPHDRLSPSMSRLILESHVREGASLALRERLPQVVVEGIRRHHGTSLMVFFWHKARRQDAQAREEEYRYPGPRPNSREAALVLLADQIDAASRALEDPTPSRIKGVVLKVLETRLAEGDLDDSELTLSDLARIRDAFVPILSAFFHTRTAYQALEEDEKNQTAVRDRESSTKGTAP
- a CDS encoding HlyC/CorC family transporter; protein product: MNFLLKALPLAALGLVFVASAASRGPIRIHRRPKAVHSDEMARIVHRGLVLHVCLLAACCAAVLAAPWLPPRLFVLFLLGLLAARLVGYWIGSRWSRALHPFGLLLAPVDGAALLIDWALTLLFSGRDAGAPAAAERIDPLHQVLLLEKRTVEQVMIPRSEIVWLPAHAVLDEFVPAVRRRPHSRYPVLEGDFEQPIGILLLRDLLRPHASQKKAGDLARPVVVVPETIGCDDLLQRMRADRIDIAMVVDEFGAMAGLVTLEDVLELLVGELEGEHEVVPVRYRRMEDGAYVVAGSLRIDEFEDLFGVPLPEGDYETLAGLFLSRSARIPGVGEKLDLGAVRLEVASATERRIRSLRLTIRPGGEESEAASRS
- a CDS encoding CBS domain-containing protein: MVPAERAGGDAVSLGALTVALCLISALMAALLLVRGLSPFAKRLRVALHFLSMVGFCCAGWLLARAGHEWGGLGVVAFAFVWTGLFWVLSIRWRLVRRPPRARLATAVRTDPAPKEGGDAGRETLEPENEAVLARLLGMARVKVSDIATPREEIVFADCATGAAGALDRMRESGHLRIPMVDGSLDRVVGIVHAKDIVSHAVGRKPSPPLKSLMRRPLFVTSDRPVSGLLETFRSQRSHLAIVVDVYGRTLGVVTRGDLFRHLTGGARPA
- the ybeY gene encoding rRNA maturation RNase YbeY: MRRTRRLSGIANRQRRARPRRTAIEALLDHVLAAEGNRRGVEIAMLGLRTMRDLHRVWLGDDAPTDVLSFPCGSPPPGVPIDAAPLGEVVICVPFCEQSAGERGIPLHEEIARVMIHGTLHLLGYDHVTAEQARRMRPREARYHRWYRLSGLEVTR
- the aroF gene encoding 3-deoxy-7-phosphoheptulonate synthase; translated protein: MGRDLATAMIIWLRQGHTDEQLAEVVKRVTAAGCRPEVHSTSQGSIVRAIGDATSIDEGTFRELPWVERTARVTPSYRLVARAHEGDRRVVRVGGVEIGGGRVVIMAGPCSVEGMEMLLPLAEACRSAGAEVLRGGAYKPRTSPYSFQGLGREGVRCLVEARRRTGMPIVTEATGIHRHAGPGGIQEERTVLEEVLLNADMLQVGSRNMKSYGFLEEVARRTGERGIPVLLKRGEAATTEEFLLAAEYLALNGNPDLVLCLRGVRAYETDRFLRYTPDLGTIPVLKRETNLPVVFDPSHATGDRALVHAVSLAAVAAGADGLLIETHMHPENAWSDGQQCVDPGELGRIVGDVRRMEALGFRQ